From Glycine max cultivar Williams 82 chromosome 11, Glycine_max_v4.0, whole genome shotgun sequence, the proteins below share one genomic window:
- the HDA12 gene encoding histone deacetylase 9 isoform X3 — translation MPSKDKIAYFYDGDVGSVYFGAKHPMKPHRLCMTHHLVLSYDLHKKMEIYRPHKAYPVELAQFHSADYVEFLNRITPDTQHLFLKELTKYNLGEDCPVFDNLFEFCQIYAGGTIDAARRLNNQLCDIAINWAGGLHHAKKCEASGFCYINDLVLGILELLKYHARVLYIDIDVHHGDGVEEAFYFTDRVMTVSFHKYGDLFFPGTGDAKEIGEREGKFYAINVPLKDGIDDSSFTRLFKTIISKVLETYQPGAIVLQCGADSLAGDRLGCFNLSIDGHAECVSFVKRFNLPLLVTGGGGYTKENVARCWTVETGVLLDTELPNEIPENDYIKYFAPEFSLKIPNGQIENLNSKSYLSTIKMQVLENLRCIQHAPSVQMQEVPPDFYIPEFDEDEQNPDERLDQHTQDKHIQRDDEYYDGDNDNDQMDVS, via the exons ATGCCTTCCAAGGACAAAATCGCTTACTTCTACGACG GTGATGTCGGTAGTGTATACTTTGGGGCGAAGCATCCAATGAAGCCCCACCGGCTTTGCATGACTCATCATCTTGTTCTCTCATACGATCTTCATAAGAAGATGGAGATTTAC CGTCCACACAAGGCTTATCCTGTTGAGCTTGCCCAGTTTCATTCAGCTGATTATGTTGAGTTTTTGAACAGGATTACACCTGACACTCAGCACTTGTTCTTGAAGGAACTGACAAAAT ATAATCTTGGAGAAGACTGCCCTGTATTTGAcaacttatttgaattttgtcaGATTTATGCTGGTGGAACTATAg ATGCTGCACGTCGATTAAACAATCAATTGTGTGATATTGCTATAAACTGGGCCGGTGGACTACATCATGCTAAGAAATGCGAGGCATCTGGATTTTGTTACATCAATGACTTGGTTTTAGGAATCTTGGAGCTTCTTAAATATCATGCTCGTGTTTTGTATATTGATATAGATGTGCACCATGGTGATGGTGTAGAAGAAGCCTTCTACTTCACTGACAG GGTGATGACTGTCAGTTTTCACAAGTACGGAGATTTGTTCTTCCCAGGTACTGGCGATGCTAAG GAAAtaggagaaagagaaggaaagtTTTATGCCATAAATGTCCCATTGAAGGATGGAATAGATGACAGTAGCTTCACTCGACTTTTCAAGACT ATTATTTCCAAAGTACTTGAAACATATCAACCTGGTGCAATAGTTCTCCAGTGTGGAGCAGACTCGCTTGCTGGCGATCGCTTGGGTTGCTTCAATCTCTCTATTGATG GTCACGCTGAATGTGTTAGCTTCGTAAAGAGATTCAATTTGCCATTGCTG GTCACTGGAGGTGGGGGGTACACAAAAGAAAATGTTGCTCGATGTTGGACTGTTGAAACAGGAGTTCTTCTAGATACAGAGCTTCCAAATG AGATTCCGGAAaatgattatattaaatattttgcaccagaattttctttgaagattcCAAATGGGCAGATA GAAAATTTGAATAGTAAATCATATCTTAGCACCATTAAAATGCAAGTCTTGGAAAATCTTCGTTGCATCCAACATGCTCCAAGTGTACAGATGCAGGAG GTCCCTCCGGACTTCTACATTCCAGAGTTCGATGAAGATGAGCAGAACCCTGATGAACGCCTTGATc AGCACACTCAAGACAAGCACATTCAGCGCGATGATGAATACTATGACGGTGACAATGACAATGATCAAATGGATGTTTCATGA
- the HDA12 gene encoding histone deacetylase 9 isoform X2: protein MPSKDKIAYFYDGDVGSVYFGAKHPMKPHRLCMTHHLVLSYDLHKKMEIYRPHKAYPVELAQFHSADYVEFLNRITPDTQHLFLKELTKYNLGEDCPVFDNLFEFCQIYAGGTIDAARRLNNQLCDIAINWAGGLHHAKKCEASGFCYINDLVLGILELLKYHARVLYIDIDVHHGDGVEEAFYFTDRVMTVSFHKYGDLFFPGEREGKFYAINVPLKDGIDDSSFTRLFKTIISKVLETYQPGAIVLQCGADSLAGDRLGCFNLSIDGHAECVSFVKRFNLPLLVTGGGGYTKENVARCWTVETGVLLDTELPNEIPENDYIKYFAPEFSLKIPNGQIENLNSKSYLSTIKMQVLENLRCIQHAPSVQMQELKDNGYGNWAFGLSLSHETEIYYLGYIYVPPDFYIPEFDEDEQNPDERLDQHTQDKHIQRDDEYYDGDNDNDQMDVS from the exons ATGCCTTCCAAGGACAAAATCGCTTACTTCTACGACG GTGATGTCGGTAGTGTATACTTTGGGGCGAAGCATCCAATGAAGCCCCACCGGCTTTGCATGACTCATCATCTTGTTCTCTCATACGATCTTCATAAGAAGATGGAGATTTAC CGTCCACACAAGGCTTATCCTGTTGAGCTTGCCCAGTTTCATTCAGCTGATTATGTTGAGTTTTTGAACAGGATTACACCTGACACTCAGCACTTGTTCTTGAAGGAACTGACAAAAT ATAATCTTGGAGAAGACTGCCCTGTATTTGAcaacttatttgaattttgtcaGATTTATGCTGGTGGAACTATAg ATGCTGCACGTCGATTAAACAATCAATTGTGTGATATTGCTATAAACTGGGCCGGTGGACTACATCATGCTAAGAAATGCGAGGCATCTGGATTTTGTTACATCAATGACTTGGTTTTAGGAATCTTGGAGCTTCTTAAATATCATGCTCGTGTTTTGTATATTGATATAGATGTGCACCATGGTGATGGTGTAGAAGAAGCCTTCTACTTCACTGACAG GGTGATGACTGTCAGTTTTCACAAGTACGGAGATTTGTTCTTCCCAG gagaaagagaaggaaagtTTTATGCCATAAATGTCCCATTGAAGGATGGAATAGATGACAGTAGCTTCACTCGACTTTTCAAGACT ATTATTTCCAAAGTACTTGAAACATATCAACCTGGTGCAATAGTTCTCCAGTGTGGAGCAGACTCGCTTGCTGGCGATCGCTTGGGTTGCTTCAATCTCTCTATTGATG GTCACGCTGAATGTGTTAGCTTCGTAAAGAGATTCAATTTGCCATTGCTG GTCACTGGAGGTGGGGGGTACACAAAAGAAAATGTTGCTCGATGTTGGACTGTTGAAACAGGAGTTCTTCTAGATACAGAGCTTCCAAATG AGATTCCGGAAaatgattatattaaatattttgcaccagaattttctttgaagattcCAAATGGGCAGATA GAAAATTTGAATAGTAAATCATATCTTAGCACCATTAAAATGCAAGTCTTGGAAAATCTTCGTTGCATCCAACATGCTCCAAGTGTACAGATGCAGGAG CTGAAGGACAACGGCTATGGAAATTGGGCATTtgggctctctctctctcacgagACCGAAATCTATTATTTAGGTTATATATAT GTCCCTCCGGACTTCTACATTCCAGAGTTCGATGAAGATGAGCAGAACCCTGATGAACGCCTTGATc AGCACACTCAAGACAAGCACATTCAGCGCGATGATGAATACTATGACGGTGACAATGACAATGATCAAATGGATGTTTCATGA
- the HDA12 gene encoding histone deacetylase 9 isoform X1 has product MPSKDKIAYFYDGDVGSVYFGAKHPMKPHRLCMTHHLVLSYDLHKKMEIYRPHKAYPVELAQFHSADYVEFLNRITPDTQHLFLKELTKYNLGEDCPVFDNLFEFCQIYAGGTIDAARRLNNQLCDIAINWAGGLHHAKKCEASGFCYINDLVLGILELLKYHARVLYIDIDVHHGDGVEEAFYFTDRVMTVSFHKYGDLFFPGTGDAKEIGEREGKFYAINVPLKDGIDDSSFTRLFKTIISKVLETYQPGAIVLQCGADSLAGDRLGCFNLSIDGHAECVSFVKRFNLPLLVTGGGGYTKENVARCWTVETGVLLDTELPNEIPENDYIKYFAPEFSLKIPNGQIENLNSKSYLSTIKMQVLENLRCIQHAPSVQMQELKDNGYGNWAFGLSLSHETEIYYLGYIYVPPDFYIPEFDEDEQNPDERLDQHTQDKHIQRDDEYYDGDNDNDQMDVS; this is encoded by the exons ATGCCTTCCAAGGACAAAATCGCTTACTTCTACGACG GTGATGTCGGTAGTGTATACTTTGGGGCGAAGCATCCAATGAAGCCCCACCGGCTTTGCATGACTCATCATCTTGTTCTCTCATACGATCTTCATAAGAAGATGGAGATTTAC CGTCCACACAAGGCTTATCCTGTTGAGCTTGCCCAGTTTCATTCAGCTGATTATGTTGAGTTTTTGAACAGGATTACACCTGACACTCAGCACTTGTTCTTGAAGGAACTGACAAAAT ATAATCTTGGAGAAGACTGCCCTGTATTTGAcaacttatttgaattttgtcaGATTTATGCTGGTGGAACTATAg ATGCTGCACGTCGATTAAACAATCAATTGTGTGATATTGCTATAAACTGGGCCGGTGGACTACATCATGCTAAGAAATGCGAGGCATCTGGATTTTGTTACATCAATGACTTGGTTTTAGGAATCTTGGAGCTTCTTAAATATCATGCTCGTGTTTTGTATATTGATATAGATGTGCACCATGGTGATGGTGTAGAAGAAGCCTTCTACTTCACTGACAG GGTGATGACTGTCAGTTTTCACAAGTACGGAGATTTGTTCTTCCCAGGTACTGGCGATGCTAAG GAAAtaggagaaagagaaggaaagtTTTATGCCATAAATGTCCCATTGAAGGATGGAATAGATGACAGTAGCTTCACTCGACTTTTCAAGACT ATTATTTCCAAAGTACTTGAAACATATCAACCTGGTGCAATAGTTCTCCAGTGTGGAGCAGACTCGCTTGCTGGCGATCGCTTGGGTTGCTTCAATCTCTCTATTGATG GTCACGCTGAATGTGTTAGCTTCGTAAAGAGATTCAATTTGCCATTGCTG GTCACTGGAGGTGGGGGGTACACAAAAGAAAATGTTGCTCGATGTTGGACTGTTGAAACAGGAGTTCTTCTAGATACAGAGCTTCCAAATG AGATTCCGGAAaatgattatattaaatattttgcaccagaattttctttgaagattcCAAATGGGCAGATA GAAAATTTGAATAGTAAATCATATCTTAGCACCATTAAAATGCAAGTCTTGGAAAATCTTCGTTGCATCCAACATGCTCCAAGTGTACAGATGCAGGAG CTGAAGGACAACGGCTATGGAAATTGGGCATTtgggctctctctctctcacgagACCGAAATCTATTATTTAGGTTATATATAT GTCCCTCCGGACTTCTACATTCCAGAGTTCGATGAAGATGAGCAGAACCCTGATGAACGCCTTGATc AGCACACTCAAGACAAGCACATTCAGCGCGATGATGAATACTATGACGGTGACAATGACAATGATCAAATGGATGTTTCATGA
- the LOC100796368 gene encoding uncharacterized protein LOC100796368 — protein MATPKQSYEQQQQQQPNVQRVRNSGMINSNQSPMRDDKEEEMSRSALAMFRAKEEEIERRKMEVRDKVHAYLGRVEEETKRLAEIREELEGLTDPLRKEVAIVRKKIDSVNKELKPLGQTCQRKEREYKEALEVFNEKNKEKAQLVTKLMELVTESEKLRMKKLEELSKNLDTLH, from the exons ATGGCAACACCAAAACAGTCATAtgagcagcaacaacaacaacaaccaaatgtGCAGCGAGTGAGGAACTCGGGGATGATTAACAGCAACCAGAGTCCAATGAGGGATGACAAGGAAGAGGAGATGTCAAGATCAGCTTTGGCAATGTTCCgagcaaaggaagaagaaattgAAAGGAGAAAAATGGAGGTGAGGGATAAGGTTCACGCTTATCTCGGTCGAGTAGAGGAGGAAACAAAGCGCTTGGCTGAGATTAGAGAA GAGCTTGAGGGTCTCACAGATCCATTGAGGAAGGAAGTTGCAATAGTTCGAAAGAAGATAGACAGTGTTAACAAAGAGTTAAAGCCACTGGGCCAAACCTGCCAGAGAAAG GAGAGAGAATACAAGGAAGCCCTTGAAGTTTTCAAtgagaaaaacaaggaaaaagcTCAACTTGTTACCAAACTAATGGAG CTGGTGACTGAAAGCGAGAAGTTGAGGATGAAGAAGCTGGAGGAGTTAAGCAAAAACTTAGATACCCTGCATTGA
- the HDA12 gene encoding histone deacetylase 9 isoform X4: protein MPSKDKIAYFYDGDVGSVYFGAKHPMKPHRLCMTHHLVLSYDLHKKMEIYRPHKAYPVELAQFHSADYVEFLNRITPDTQHLFLKELTKYNLGEDCPVFDNLFEFCQIYAGGTIDAARRLNNQLCDIAINWAGGLHHAKKCEASGFCYINDLVLGILELLKYHARVLYIDIDVHHGDGVEEAFYFTDRVMTVSFHKYGDLFFPGTGDAKEIGEREGKFYAINVPLKDGIDDSSFTRLFKTIISKVLETYQPGAIVLQCGADSLAGDRLGCFNLSIDGHAECVSFVKRFNLPLLVTGGGGYTKENVARCWTVETGVLLDTELPNEIPENDYIKYFAPEFSLKIPNGQIENLNSKSYLSTIKMQVLENLRCIQHAPSVQMQELKDNGYGNWAFGLSLSHETEIYYLGPSGLLHSRVR, encoded by the exons ATGCCTTCCAAGGACAAAATCGCTTACTTCTACGACG GTGATGTCGGTAGTGTATACTTTGGGGCGAAGCATCCAATGAAGCCCCACCGGCTTTGCATGACTCATCATCTTGTTCTCTCATACGATCTTCATAAGAAGATGGAGATTTAC CGTCCACACAAGGCTTATCCTGTTGAGCTTGCCCAGTTTCATTCAGCTGATTATGTTGAGTTTTTGAACAGGATTACACCTGACACTCAGCACTTGTTCTTGAAGGAACTGACAAAAT ATAATCTTGGAGAAGACTGCCCTGTATTTGAcaacttatttgaattttgtcaGATTTATGCTGGTGGAACTATAg ATGCTGCACGTCGATTAAACAATCAATTGTGTGATATTGCTATAAACTGGGCCGGTGGACTACATCATGCTAAGAAATGCGAGGCATCTGGATTTTGTTACATCAATGACTTGGTTTTAGGAATCTTGGAGCTTCTTAAATATCATGCTCGTGTTTTGTATATTGATATAGATGTGCACCATGGTGATGGTGTAGAAGAAGCCTTCTACTTCACTGACAG GGTGATGACTGTCAGTTTTCACAAGTACGGAGATTTGTTCTTCCCAGGTACTGGCGATGCTAAG GAAAtaggagaaagagaaggaaagtTTTATGCCATAAATGTCCCATTGAAGGATGGAATAGATGACAGTAGCTTCACTCGACTTTTCAAGACT ATTATTTCCAAAGTACTTGAAACATATCAACCTGGTGCAATAGTTCTCCAGTGTGGAGCAGACTCGCTTGCTGGCGATCGCTTGGGTTGCTTCAATCTCTCTATTGATG GTCACGCTGAATGTGTTAGCTTCGTAAAGAGATTCAATTTGCCATTGCTG GTCACTGGAGGTGGGGGGTACACAAAAGAAAATGTTGCTCGATGTTGGACTGTTGAAACAGGAGTTCTTCTAGATACAGAGCTTCCAAATG AGATTCCGGAAaatgattatattaaatattttgcaccagaattttctttgaagattcCAAATGGGCAGATA GAAAATTTGAATAGTAAATCATATCTTAGCACCATTAAAATGCAAGTCTTGGAAAATCTTCGTTGCATCCAACATGCTCCAAGTGTACAGATGCAGGAG CTGAAGGACAACGGCTATGGAAATTGGGCATTtgggctctctctctctcacgagACCGAAATCTATTATTTAG GTCCCTCCGGACTTCTACATTCCAGAGTTCGATGA
- the LOC100305574 gene encoding uncharacterized protein, whose product MSESPFRPREKLAEKQKYFQSIHRHTYLKGPMDKITSVAIPLALAATSIYMIGRGIYNMSHGIGKKE is encoded by the exons ATGTCGGAATCACCATTCAGACCACGAGAAAAGCTTGCTGAGaagcaaaaatattttcagagTATCCACAGGCATACCTACTTGAAGGGACCCATGGATAAGATTACATCCGTGGCCATACCACTGGCTTTGGCTGCAACGTCAATTTACATGATT GGACGAGGGATCTATAATATGTCGCATGGAATTGGAAAGAAAGAATAA